In the Glycine max cultivar Williams 82 chromosome 19, Glycine_max_v4.0, whole genome shotgun sequence genome, AAATATTTAAATGAGCATGGATGTATTGTTTTGTGATGGATTTTATATTACATtgttgtatgtatatatgtcaAAATATAAGCCACTAAGCAATTGGACTGATAACTCCCAAAAACACTACACTAGCCTTGCCCAACAGGACTCTGTATGGTTATGGAGAAACTTAGGTGAGAACTCACTACTGCCTGATGGACACTACAACAttgtttttggatttttttttcattaatggaATGGAATGGAATAAGTGTGGAAGGGATACAAAGGGAGTGGAAGGAATGAAGCAAAGCTACCTTTTCTTCTTGCTTGGAAGATTAATGAGGGATAGGAATGGAAGTTAAATTATAAAGGTCTTGAATGAAATGTAATATGCTTAATTATGAACAAAGTTTATTGCCCTTCCATCTCAATTTTGGAGAACAAAAACTGTGTATTTGAGGAAAACAAAGGGGGAATAGCTTCCCCTTAGGTTCCTTTCCCTTCCCATCCATTTCGAAACAAGAGGATTATTCCCCTTCCCCTTATCACTTGTGTGTGAATCTGAAATTGTTACTTCTGTTTTGGCAACATTGGTGAATAAAGTATACAACCTAAAAGCTAAAAACTCATTCTCAGTCACAAGGCACTGTTTATGATAAGATGAGTCTattgaattttgtattttttaatataatagtaACTAACTGAGATGGGAATTAGGACCACCTTGATCACTTGCTAACAATTGGACAAGGATCAAGGAATCTATTGCCAGTTTTCATCAGTACCTTCTGAAGTTAAAAACTTGACCTGCAACAGAGTTAAGAGGTCAATAATTATGCCCCACCACTCTGCTATTAAGACAATACATATTATCTTCCTAGCCTCAACGGAAAGGGGAAGGCATAGGCGGAGCATAAATTTTTTTGGAGGCCCGagtatataagattataatatattaattaaatacaattattttggTAATGCCATCTCTTATAAGtgactttaaatatttaatgatataattcaaattatatcataattaaatttaaactcaCAACGTGTCagaatttaaatcaaatagtgtgtttgttttatacttcaatatattacggatgtaactaaaaattaataaaaatctatTGCACAAACACCCACGTGTTTTGCACAAACACtactgcaaataaaaaaaagattcttgtgtaaaatatttataaagactGTATAAAACTGAAAGTAACATCATCAAATTTGTTAATGCTGTAAACCGCGCTTCATATTTTAACAATCAATCTCACAGCATGTGAATGCGGCACAACAGTTAGTTTGAAGTCTCCTCTGCAGTCACAATGACTAACCAGTTGCAAGGAAGAAAACCTATACTTCCTTTCATTTACAAACTGTTAAGAATTCTATCTATATAGGCTGTACAATTTCCTGTTACAAAACCCATTTTGGTTTGCCTATGTATCATTCATAACTATGTCAGAATCCTATACCAAATTCCAGGGAACCACTGGACATTACCAAAACCAACCAAGAGGGATACCCAAAAAAGCATGGCAGAAAAATGGGTTACCACCAGTAATAAGTTCAGCAGCTTCTGAACTGCTTAGCTAATTGTTCAACCAAAGCTCCTTTTCGAAGCTTATAGTACTGTTTTACTTTGTGGTCCTTTGCCATGGCCCTCAAATCAGTCAATGACAAGCTATTCAAGTCACCAGGCAGCAAAGATGAGGTCCCATCATGGGAATCCACCAAGGAATGCAACTTGCTAGTATGAAGAACTAACTGGCTTCCACTGTCCATAGAAACCCTATCTGAATTTGTTTCCATGTCCACGGTGATTGGCAACTTTGaaacttttcttctcttttgtaATTCAGAGAAGTTGCTATCATAAGGAACAATAGCACCACCTTCAGTTTCATGCTTGTCAGGTTGCACTGCCCTTCTAGAAATTTTCTTCCGGTTCATCGGCTCAGTTAAAATGGCAACATCATTACAGGGTTTGGATCTTCGCTGCCTCTTGGTTGATACAATTATGGGTGTACTTTGAATAACTTCTGTACAACTGTCATATGGTTCTCTGGAAGAAAATGCCTCTAGTTCCAGTTCCTGCTTTTCCCGAGCTTTTAGCTTTGAAGGGAAACTCATGTTCAACTTTCTGAATTTAGTAGTAATTTGGGATTTAAGGTCTTGTGCTTCTTGttcctcttcatcttcatctatcAGCTGTAAATCAGTATACAGGGCACTCTTGGTTTGAATCCCTAACAGAAATCAATGCAGAATTTTCAGCATTAATAAGGGAGTGGTGTTTTCAATATTGAACACTAGTCCAGAATTATTACCATTACTTCCTTTAAAGGAGCAAAATTCAGTATTGGCGCTACAAAATGTTTGAGGATAAAATACTTGTAAAGGTAAATCCATGGAGTTCAAATCTTTATCTGGAGCAACCTTGGACTGTTTCTTGTAGGCCTTCCGTGCAGTTTTTGGAGCAATATCACATAGCTTTTTGTCTAAATTAGAATTTCTACATTTTCGTTGAGGTGAAGTAGCTAATCTGGAATTAGGATACTTTTTCCTCACTTTGATGTCAGTTGCAGGTCTGGAATCATCTGAGCTAACATCTTTGacaaattcattttctttctgcagaatttaagaaaaaatgcattaaaaaccttgtttaaaataaaatagtaatttgcTACATCCAAGTGTAAATTGATTAGAAGGGGAACAATAACACTTCTTGCACCTGGGCTTCACTTGGAATATTTTCGTTGTCTTCAGCAGAAAACACATCCAAGATTTGACCTATATCTGTATCATTGAGTTGGCTTCTTTCAACATCATTTCCAGCAACTTTATTATCAGATGTTTCTGATAATTTCATCCAATCAGAGTGATCAGGAGATTCAGGTCCACTTTTTTGTTGTGAAGTAGCTAATCTGGAATGAGGATACTCTTCCCTCCCCTTGATGCCAATTGCAGGTCTAAAATCATCTGAGCTAACATCTTTTTGTTTGACAACTTCATTTTCTTCCTGcccaatttaagaaaaaaaatggaccaAAAaccttgtttaaaattaaagtaaaatagtaATTGCAACATCCAAGAGGTTTAAATTGATTAGAAGGGGAACAACACTTCTTGCACCTTGACTTCACTTGGAATATTTCCATTGTCTTTGGCGGAAAACAAATCCAACATTTGACCTATATCTGTATTAATGAGTTGGCTTCTTCCGACCTCTTCATTTCCAGCAAGTTTACTATCAGATGTTTCTGATAATTTCATCCAATCAGAGTGATCAGGTTCACCTTTTCGTTGTTGTGAAGTAACTAACCTGGAATGAGGATACTCTTTCCTCCCCTTGACACCAATTGCAGGTCTAAAATCATCTGAGCTAACATCTTTTTCTTTGACAAATTCATTTCCTTTCTGCacaatttaagagaaaaaatggatcaaaaaccttttaaaattaaagtaaaatattaattgcAACATCCAAGAAGTTTAAATTGATTAGAAGGGGAACAACACTTCTTGCACCTTGACTCCATTTGGAATGTTTTCATCGTCTTTGGCAGAAAACAAATCCAACACTTGACCTATATCTGTACTAATGTGTTGACTTCTTCTGACTTCTTCATTTCCAGTAACGTCATTATCAAATGTTTCTGATAATTTTGTCTCAACAGAGTGATCAGGTGCATGGATGATAGCCCCCAAATCAGGACTTCTAACAAGAGATTTTTCAGACAATTCCTTAACAGAAAAAAATCTAGTCAGTATTTAAAGCAGGTCCACTGGCTGAGAGTCTGAGACATGTTTGACAGGGGATAGAAAATAAGagcatttaaattaaaaacatacaaCAGAGCTTTCTGTACCTCAATCTTTTCGGGATTATCTGATCTCTTTCCATGAAGCTCCAAAAGAAGTTCTGAGCTTCCAGAGCTTTCAGAGGTTCCATGGAGTTCTTTTTCTTCCCCCTTAATGATTATATTAGAATCAAAAGTGCTAGAATCCTTGTCTAGATTCACAATTGGACTCAACATTTTCATATCCAGAGACTGCTTCAAATTGAAAAGGTGGGGGAAGAAAACACGCCAGTTACATTCAAAACCAAGTGTCAACAGTTAAATACTATACATTAAACCAACACTACCAGAAGATACACAAGAGCAACCAAGGAGATAGGAGTAAATATATGTGCTAAATGGCAAGCAACGGATAGCTAAATATATATTGTTGTCATTATCCAGCACTTGTAAGATAGAGAAAATCCATAGGTTAACCCTTTAATTAAGATAAAAGAATTACAGTTATACAATTGATAAGCTATTGTATACTACAGTAGTATAACTTATAATCAATAGTAGCATAATTACTTCCCCCTGcatgaatatttgaataatagAAATTAAGGAATATAtaccaaaaatgaaaacagaaaacgttTTTCATATCCAAAAACTAAATTTCAAAAGCCAAACCTGAGCAAGTATTTCATGAAGTGTCTCAGCAGGTTCACTATCTAACAGTGGCTGCATCTCCGCATCATCAGTATGATCATTCTTCAAAGTGCTAACCGCCACATCAAGCCGGTTGATTCTCTCAGTGAGAACAGCACGGCATATATCAGGCCATTTTTCATGCTCGGCGCAGGCCAATTCATTCTGAAGAAACAAGAGGTCCCTTTCAAGTTCCTCGATCTCGGTATCTGCCTTGGTGATCAAAATTCTCAAAACCCGGACACAGGATTCCACATTCAAGGCATCCTCCTCTATCAAATCTACAAGTTCAACAGAAAGCCAGAGTAAACACAACACACGTAGGACCCAAATGCAGTGTGAGCGAGGGAGTGAAACAATAATTACCACGGCCACACCCAAAGTAGAAGTCACATTCAGGATGCTGTGACCAGTAATTACTACCACTCGCAACTGAgacaagtaaataaataaattacatgtcAAAAGCAATTTgatttgtttggataaacttcttgaTCATAATcatttataggagaaaatcaaataagaaaaaaaatattgaagagGGATCAATTTactccatatgcaactctgggTGAAACTACCTCTTCAGCAACTCtaagtatatattaaattttattaattcaaccataaattatatatatatatatatatatatatatatatatatatatatatatatatattgagtgGATTAAGTAATAAATttccataaaatttaaaaactgttTCATTCTTCATTAAAcaaaccttttaaaaatatcGACTTTAACTAACATGTGCGCATAGAAAATATTGAACGGGTTAATTAATAAGTTGattacaactatttttttagagTGAAAAGTTGATTATATAACTTATTCAACCTACTAAacgattaattaattaaataatgactTGAGAAACAGTAGTGGtagggaagaaaaagagaaacctTGGGCATAGGACGAACCCCAGAGATCCCAAGCCATGAACTGCAGTAGGTAACTACTACTATAtcctgaaaaatgaaaacaaaaagtgGCTTTGAGGAAGACGAAAAGTtgaatataataatagtaatagtaatagAGAACATGAGATTAAGGGAGAAAGTAGTAGCGGAAAGGAAAGGAACGAACATGGTGTTGGTCGGTGCGAAAGAGGGTTGAACGACAAAGGCATTGTGTACGGAACTTCTTCAAGAGAATCGAAGAAGAAGGGGAAAGGGGTGGAATTAATTACTATTACGATTTACGCACCAACCAGAGTatgtattaattaaataataattaatgaagcattaaGAATGATGGTCACATCACACACAGCGTAACCATTAATggccataaataaaatataaaaaaaaaaatgcagtagTAGTACAAAGATGCCTAAAAAGggagaaattaaatgaaatgagGAAGGGAAGCACGTTTGTATTTTACTTCTTCACCTGGAAAACGAGTCCGTGAAATGCGAGTGAGAGTGCCTAGGGTTTTGCGATTGTCCACAAAttcagagaagaagaagaaagagcgAATAACAAGAGTGAGTGTGTGTTCTGTGTTGCAGCGAAAAAGGCTGCAACTGAAAATGAAAGCGGCGAGACTGAGGGTAGTGTGGTCATTTCCTACACTGCGACGTGGGCCCGGGGTTCTGGTGGGGCCCTGTTTGACTGGGCTAGTTCGTGGGCCGTCGATTTTTTTCAGGTGCTATTTTTATCACCCAATGGGGTCCACACGTCAACTCTTTTTTTTGCTACACgtctattctattttttttaacttttaaaagttttttaattccttttataAAATCCTTTTGTTCATCTTTATGTTTACTAAATAGAGAACacgtatatatttttatattttccctaaaatattagaagatttgttaaaaaaataaa is a window encoding:
- the LOC100782404 gene encoding uncharacterized protein, whose amino-acid sequence is MAWDLWGSSYAQVASGSNYWSQHPECDFYFGCGRDLIEEDALNVESCVRVLRILITKADTEIEELERDLLFLQNELACAEHEKWPDICRAVLTERINRLDVAVSTLKNDHTDDAEMQPLLDSEPAETLHEILAQSLDMKMLSPIVNLDKDSSTFDSNIIIKGEEKELHGTSESSGSSELLLELHGKRSDNPEKIEELSEKSLVRSPDLGAIIHAPDHSVETKLSETFDNDVTGNEEVRRSQHISTDIGQVLDLFSAKDDENIPNGVKKGNEFVKEKDVSSDDFRPAIGVKGRKEYPHSRLVTSQQRKGEPDHSDWMKLSETSDSKLAGNEEVGRSQLINTDIGQMLDLFSAKDNGNIPSEVKEENEVVKQKDVSSDDFRPAIGIKGREEYPHSRLATSQQKSGPESPDHSDWMKLSETSDNKVAGNDVERSQLNDTDIGQILDVFSAEDNENIPSEAQKENEFVKDVSSDDSRPATDIKVRKKYPNSRLATSPQRKCRNSNLDKKLCDIAPKTARKAYKKQSKVAPDKDLNSMDLPLQVFYPQTFCSANTEFCSFKGSNGIQTKSALYTDLQLIDEDEEEQEAQDLKSQITTKFRKLNMSFPSKLKAREKQELELEAFSSREPYDSCTEVIQSTPIIVSTKRQRRSKPCNDVAILTEPMNRKKISRRAVQPDKHETEGGAIVPYDSNFSELQKRRKVSKLPITVDMETNSDRVSMDSGSQLVLHTSKLHSLVDSHDGTSSLLPGDLNSLSLTDLRAMAKDHKVKQYYKLRKGALVEQLAKQFRSC